From one Phocoena sinus isolate mPhoSin1 chromosome 4, mPhoSin1.pri, whole genome shotgun sequence genomic stretch:
- the CFAP298 gene encoding cilia- and flagella-associated protein 298 isoform X1, translating to MVLLHVKRGDESQFLLQAPGSTELEELTVQVARVYNARLKVQRVCSEMEELAEHGVFLPPNMQGLTDDQIEDLKLKDEWGEKCVPSGGSVFKKDDIGRRNGQAPNEKMKQVLKKTIEEAKAIISKKHVEANVCVTMEMVKDALDQLRGAVMIVYPMGLPPYDPIRMEFENKEDLSGSQAALSVITESEAQLWWAAKELRRTKKLSDYVGKNEKTKIIVKIQRRGQGAPAREPIISSEEQKQLMLFYHRRQEELKKLEENDDDSCLNSPWADNTALKRHFHGVKDIKWRPR from the exons ATGGTTCTGCTGCACGTGAAGCGGGGCGACGAGAGCCAGTTCCTGCTGCAGGCGCCGGGGAGCACGGAGCTGGAGGAGCTCACGGTGCAGGTGGCCCGGGTCTACAACGCGCGGCTCAAGGTGCAGCGCGTCTGCTCAG aaatggaagaattaGCAGAACATGGCGTATTTCTCCCTCCCAATATGCAAGGACTAACTGATGACCAGATTGAAGATTTGAAATTAAAGGATGAATGGGGTGAAAAGTGTGTCCCCAGTGGGGGTTCAGTATTTAAAAAGGATGATATTGGACGAAGGAATGGACAAG ctCCAAATGAAAAGATGAAGCAAGTTTTAAAGAAGACTATAGAAGAAGCCAAAGCAATAATATCGAAG AAACACGTGGAAGCCAATGTCTGCGTTACCATGGAGATGGTGAAAGACGCCTTGGACCAGCTTCGAGGTGCAGTGATGATTGTTTATCCCATGGGGTTGCCGCCATACGATCCTATCCGGatggaatttgaaaataaagaagatcTGTCGGGGAGTCAG GCAGCACTCAGCGTCATCACAGAATCAGAGGCACAATTGTGGTGGGCAGCAAAGGAGCTAAGACGAACAAAGAAGCTTTCGGACTACGTGGGGAAGAATGAAAAAACCAAAATTATCGTCAAGATTCAGCGG AGGGGGCAAGGAGCTCCAGCGCGAGAACCCATCATAAGCAGTGAGGAGCAGAAACAGCTGATGCTCTTCTATCACAGAAGACAAGAGGAGCTCAAG aaactggaagaaaatgacGACGATTCCTGTTTAAATTCTCCGTGGGCAGATAACACTGctttgaaaagacattttcatgGAGTAAAAGACATAAAGTGGAGACCAAGATGA
- the CFAP298 gene encoding cilia- and flagella-associated protein 298 isoform X2 — translation MNGVKSVSPVGVQYLKRMILDEGMDKKHVEANVCVTMEMVKDALDQLRGAVMIVYPMGLPPYDPIRMEFENKEDLSGSQAALSVITESEAQLWWAAKELRRTKKLSDYVGKNEKTKIIVKIQRRGQGAPAREPIISSEEQKQLMLFYHRRQEELKKLEENDDDSCLNSPWADNTALKRHFHGVKDIKWRPR, via the exons ATGAATGGGGTGAAAAGTGTGTCCCCAGTGGGGGTTCAGTATTTAAAAAGGATGATATTGGACGAAGGAATGGACAAG AAACACGTGGAAGCCAATGTCTGCGTTACCATGGAGATGGTGAAAGACGCCTTGGACCAGCTTCGAGGTGCAGTGATGATTGTTTATCCCATGGGGTTGCCGCCATACGATCCTATCCGGatggaatttgaaaataaagaagatcTGTCGGGGAGTCAG GCAGCACTCAGCGTCATCACAGAATCAGAGGCACAATTGTGGTGGGCAGCAAAGGAGCTAAGACGAACAAAGAAGCTTTCGGACTACGTGGGGAAGAATGAAAAAACCAAAATTATCGTCAAGATTCAGCGG AGGGGGCAAGGAGCTCCAGCGCGAGAACCCATCATAAGCAGTGAGGAGCAGAAACAGCTGATGCTCTTCTATCACAGAAGACAAGAGGAGCTCAAG aaactggaagaaaatgacGACGATTCCTGTTTAAATTCTCCGTGGGCAGATAACACTGctttgaaaagacattttcatgGAGTAAAAGACATAAAGTGGAGACCAAGATGA